The Caretta caretta isolate rCarCar2 chromosome 10, rCarCar1.hap1, whole genome shotgun sequence genome has a window encoding:
- the CHST12 gene encoding carbohydrate sulfotransferase 12: protein MTKARLFRLSVVLGSVFMILLIIVYWDNVGTAHFYLHTSFSRPHVPDTPPTAAQDEEREGLLDMDEFLEKLLSSGLRQNGPLNRKTEQAPLQGSSRPDLGNLEENVRGYDWSTRMARVSLDQEKLQAERRRALREFCANSSFTFPAKERSFDDIPNYELNHLIVDDRHGIIYCYVPKVACTNWKRVMIVLSESLLDQGVPYRDPLDIPREHVHNSSTHLTFNKFWRRYGKFSRHLMKIKLKKYTKFLFVRDPFVRLISAFRSKFELENEEFYRRFAIPMLKLYSNHTNLPTSVSEAFKAGLKVSFPDFIQYLLDPRTEKMAPFNEHWRQVYRLCHPCQIDYDFVGKLETLNEDAAHLLQLLKVDRLLHFPPSYRNRTASSWEEDWFAKIPLAWRQQLYKLYEADFVLFGYPKPENLLKD from the coding sequence ATGACCAAAGCACGGCTGTTCCGCCTCTCGGTGGTGCTGGGTTCCGTGTTCATGATTCTGCTGATCATTGTGTACTGGGACAACGTGGGGACAGCTCATTTCTACCTGCACACGTCCTTCTCCAGGCCTCATGTCCCGGACACTCCGCCCACCGCTGCTCAGGATGAAGAACGCGAAGGCTTGTTGGACATGGATGAGTTTTTAGAGAAGCTTCTGAGTTCTGGCCTGAGGCAGAATGGTCCCTTGAACAGAAAGACGGAGCAGGCCCCactgcagggctccagcaggcctGACTTGGGCAACCTGGAGGAGAACGTGAGAGGCTATGACTGGTCCACCCGCATGGCCAGAGTGAGCCTGGACCAGGAGAAGCTGCAGGCTGAGCGGCGGAGGGCACTGCGGGAGTTCTGTGCCAATTCCAGTTTCACCTTCCCCGCTAAGGAGCGTTCCTTTGACGACATCCCCAACTACGAGCTGAACCACCTGATCGTGGACGACCGCCACGGCATCATCTACTGCTATGTCCCCAAAGTGGCCTGCACCAACTGGAAGCGGGTGATGATCGTGCTGAGTGAGAGCCTGCTGGATCAGGGGGTCCCCTACCGGGACCCCCTGGATATTCCCCGAGAGCACGTCCACAACTCCAGCACCCACCTGACTTTCAACAAGTTCTGGCGCCGCTACGGGAAGTTCTCCCGCCACCTCATGAAGATCAAGCTGAAGAAATACACCAAGTTCCTCTTCGTACGTGACCCCTTCGTGCGGCTCATCTCTGCCTTCCGCAGCAAGTTCGAGCTGGAGAATGAGGAGTTCTACCGGCGCTTTGCCATACCCATGTTGAAGCTCTACTCCAACCACACCAACCTCCCCACATCTGTTAGCGAGGCCTTCAAGGCGGGCCTCAAAGTCTCCTTCCCTGACTTCATCCAGTACTTACTGGACCCCCGGACAGAGAAGATGGCCCCTTTCAATGAGCACTGGAGACAGGTTTACCGCTTGTGTCACCCGTGCCAGATAGACTATGACTTTGTCGGGAAGCTGGAGACCCTCAACGAAGATGCAGCTCATCTGCTGCAGCTTCTCAAGGTGGACAGGCTCCTCCACTTCCCCCCCAGCTACCGGAACAGgactgccagcagctgggaggaggaCTGGTTTGCCAAAATTCCTCTGGCCTGGAGGCAGCAGCTCTACAAACTTTACGAGGCTGATTTTGTACTCTTTGGCTACCCCAAGCCAGAAAATCTTCTTAAAGACTAA